One window from the genome of Cetobacterium sp. ZOR0034 encodes:
- a CDS encoding YMGG-like glycine zipper-containing protein, which yields MKKILIVSIFSVLILSGCSNVGSNTIGSTTVGAGAGALLGQAIGGDSKATLLGAGIGAAAGALVGSVQDQTQTIKDVNQQPYYQQQPQYTQPQYNNQYNNQQNTKPYYSQPY from the coding sequence ATGAAAAAGATATTAATTGTATCAATATTTTCAGTTTTAATTTTATCAGGTTGCTCTAATGTAGGTTCTAATACAATAGGCTCAACAACAGTTGGTGCAGGAGCGGGAGCATTGCTAGGGCAAGCTATCGGTGGAGATAGTAAGGCTACACTTTTAGGAGCCGGAATAGGTGCAGCGGCAGGAGCATTAGTTGGATCAGTTCAGGATCAAACTCAAACGATAAAAGATGTGAATCAGCAACCGTATTACCAGCAACAACCACAATATACTCAGCCACAATATAATAACCAATATAATAATCAGCAAAATACAAAACCGTATTATAGTCAACCGTATTAA
- a CDS encoding cobyric acid synthase has translation MKHKNIMVVGTSSGAGKSITVTGLCRAFFKDGHAVLPFKSQNMALNSYITKSGHEMGRAQAVQAVACEVDAHYTMNPILLKPTGDRRIQVIVNGKSIGNMGGLEYGSYKTELKKDIMLAYDYIKNNSEICVVEGAGSPVELNIKQDDIVNMGLAEMIDAPVILVADIDRGGVFASIYGTICLMEPDERARVKGVIINKFRGNVDILKPGLSKIEELTGVPILGVMPYFELDIEDEDGVTEKFNKIKNKKGEINISVIKLKHISNFTDIDALSINEDVNIKYITSAHELGDEDLIIIPGSKNTIDDLKDIKEKGIAQEIIKLSRRGIPIVGICGGFQILGERVLDPYGIEGDIKELPGLGLLDIETVMEKEKVTTQYSGVLNGNSGLLEGMGSIFVKGYEIHQGVTSGKEISCTEDNRLIATVNENIFGTYLHGIFDNTEFSDFILNKIREKKGLEKKESEMDFDEYRLRELDKLEEIFRENIDMKAIYKILEGEV, from the coding sequence ATGAAACATAAGAATATAATGGTTGTTGGGACATCTTCAGGAGCAGGGAAGAGCATAACAGTAACGGGCTTATGTAGAGCATTTTTTAAAGACGGACACGCGGTATTACCTTTTAAATCTCAAAACATGGCACTGAACTCTTATATAACAAAATCTGGGCATGAAATGGGAAGAGCTCAAGCTGTACAAGCTGTAGCTTGTGAAGTGGATGCTCACTATACTATGAATCCTATTTTACTAAAACCAACTGGCGATAGAAGAATTCAGGTTATTGTAAATGGAAAATCTATCGGAAACATGGGTGGATTAGAGTATGGAAGTTATAAAACAGAGTTAAAAAAAGATATAATGCTTGCATATGATTATATAAAAAATAACAGTGAAATATGTGTTGTTGAGGGAGCTGGTAGTCCTGTTGAATTAAATATAAAGCAAGATGATATAGTTAATATGGGGTTAGCTGAGATGATAGATGCGCCTGTTATTTTAGTTGCAGACATTGATAGAGGTGGAGTCTTTGCTTCAATTTATGGGACAATTTGCTTGATGGAACCAGATGAAAGAGCTAGAGTAAAAGGTGTGATTATAAATAAGTTTAGAGGAAATGTTGATATATTAAAACCAGGGTTAAGTAAAATCGAGGAGCTAACAGGAGTTCCAATCTTAGGAGTTATGCCATACTTTGAACTAGACATAGAGGATGAGGATGGTGTTACAGAGAAGTTTAATAAAATAAAAAATAAAAAAGGTGAGATAAATATTTCGGTTATAAAATTGAAACATATATCAAACTTTACAGATATAGATGCTCTTTCAATAAATGAGGATGTAAATATAAAATATATTACATCAGCTCATGAATTAGGAGATGAAGATTTAATAATAATTCCAGGGTCTAAAAATACCATAGATGATTTGAAAGATATAAAAGAGAAAGGGATCGCTCAAGAGATTATAAAGCTTTCTAGAAGAGGCATTCCTATTGTGGGGATATGCGGAGGGTTTCAAATTTTAGGAGAGAGAGTTTTAGATCCGTATGGTATTGAAGGAGATATAAAGGAGCTACCTGGGTTAGGTCTTTTAGATATAGAAACTGTCATGGAAAAGGAAAAAGTTACAACTCAATACTCCGGAGTATTAAATGGTAACAGTGGTTTATTAGAAGGTATGGGAAGTATTTTTGTAAAGGGATATGAGATTCATCAAGGAGTTACATCTGGAAAAGAGATTTCGTGTACAGAGGATAATAGATTGATTGCAACAGTAAATGAAAATATATTTGGAACTTATCTACATGGAATTTTTGATAATACTGAGTTTTCTGATTTTATTTTAAATAAAATTAGAGAGAAGAAAGGTCTTGAAAAAAAAGAGTCTGAGATGGATTTTGATGAATATAGACTTCGTGAACTAGATAAATTAGAAGAAATATTTAGAGAGAATATAGACATGAAAGCTATTTATAAGATTTTGGAGGGCGAGGTATGA
- the cbiB gene encoding adenosylcobinamide-phosphate synthase CbiB, which produces MSFTLKFLIAYVLDLMFGDPYWFPHPVRLIGNYINIIEKNIYKFKNKKFWGAIMAIVVIITTAIASYYIAKSSEYLEIFFLYTTLATKSLGAEGIKVYKILKSGDLERAQKELSYLVSRDTGEMDEVQVVRSTMETIAENSVDGIIAPMFYAFLGSLVMIDGVSLALPLAMGYKAINTLDSMVGYKNEKYIDFGMASAKIDDLFNLIPARLSGALIIPIATFLLGMGMKKPLKIFFRDRKNHSSPNSGHPEASFAGAIGVQFGGKTRYFGKLYEKPTIGDKIKEFEKEDIKKCYKIMFMTSLVGVVLFSSLIQLV; this is translated from the coding sequence ATGAGCTTCACATTAAAATTTTTAATAGCGTATGTTTTAGATTTGATGTTTGGAGATCCGTATTGGTTTCCACATCCAGTTAGATTGATAGGTAACTATATAAATATAATAGAAAAAAATATCTATAAATTTAAAAATAAAAAATTTTGGGGAGCTATTATGGCTATAGTTGTTATAATTACAACGGCAATAGCTTCTTATTATATAGCTAAAAGCTCAGAATACTTAGAAATTTTCTTTCTTTATACAACTTTAGCAACAAAAAGTTTAGGAGCTGAAGGTATAAAAGTTTATAAAATTTTAAAAAGTGGCGATTTAGAAAGAGCTCAAAAAGAGCTATCATATCTTGTAAGTAGAGATACAGGCGAAATGGATGAGGTTCAAGTTGTGAGAAGTACAATGGAAACTATAGCTGAGAACTCTGTGGATGGGATAATAGCACCGATGTTTTATGCTTTTTTGGGAAGTTTAGTAATGATTGATGGAGTCTCTTTAGCATTACCTTTAGCTATGGGATATAAAGCTATAAATACTTTAGATTCTATGGTTGGATATAAAAATGAAAAGTATATTGATTTTGGAATGGCATCTGCAAAAATAGATGATCTCTTTAATCTTATACCAGCTAGATTATCAGGAGCTTTAATTATTCCAATAGCAACTTTTCTTTTGGGAATGGGAATGAAAAAACCTTTAAAGATATTTTTTAGAGATAGAAAAAATCATTCGAGTCCAAATTCTGGCCATCCAGAAGCAAGCTTTGCAGGAGCTATTGGGGTTCAGTTTGGAGGAAAGACTAGATATTTTGGAAAGCTTTATGAGAAGCCAACAATAGGAGATAAAATAAAAGAGTTTGAAAAAGAGGATATAAAAAAATGTTATAAAATTATGTTTATGACATCTTTGGTGGGAGTTGTTTTATTTAGTAGTTTAATACAATTAGTATAA